TGAGAGTGAAATCAGAAAAAAAACCACTTTAACATGCATACCTTTTCTTAATTGCAGCAGACATTGCCAAGAACGCCTCCTCGATGTTGATTGACTCCTTAGCGCTCGTTTCGAGGAACGGGATGCCTACCTCTTCAGCGTAAGCCTGCAGTTATTTCTGTTGCCGGTTTAGATCAAGAAAGTCTACTGCTACAGTATTGATGAACATGTACTTGGAAGTTTTGACCTGTGCTACTGTCTACTGAAGTATCGACAGCCCTGTTCTCGGCCAGATCACATTTGTTACCAACAAGAAGCCTGCGTACGCTGTCGTTGGCGTATCGGTCGATCTCGCCAAGCCACTGCTTCACGTGGTTGAAGCTCTCCATGTCCGTGATGTCATAAACAATCTGGAGGGGTGGGGCAACCAAGGTGTGCTCGCTGAAATGCAGGTATATAATTTTAGGAAATGTATTTCATAGGCTGAGTGATTTGCTTACAATTATCCCGTGAGCTCCTCGGTAGTAGCTGCTCGTGATGGTCCTGAACCGCTCCTGCCCTGCTATGTCCCACTGTTGAAGCATGCAGCATCAGCCATCAGGTGCAACTAATAATATCTGACCGGATTTCATATTACAGTTGATGCTTTGAATAtataaaaaaacaaataaaaagaagATCAGGAGCCAAACATAGCCACTTACAAGTGTTGATGGAAAACTAATAATATTACTTGTACAAGCGTTGAGGAGGCCACTTACAATCTGCAGCTTTACGGTCTTGCCCTCCACCTCGACCGTGCGGATTTTCTGCGCAAACATAGCAAGGAAACTGGGATGGTCAGTAGTAGATCGAACAACACCAAGAACGCGTGCAACATTCCAAGAGGCACCAACTCACAAAGTCAACCATCATCCAACCGATGGAACTGTATGAAGAGGTTCTTACCACCATGGACTTCTCTGTTGGCTGGAgatggagcaggagcaggagcgtgCACGGGAGCGGTGGAGGCGCCGACGACGCCCGGGCGCAGGCGGCCAGCGCGCTGGCTGGAGATCAGCTAAGCTCCTCGCGGCCCGTGACCTCGTCGTTGTGGAGCAGGCGTTGGAGGCGGACTCGCTCCTTCCCGGTCGACGAGGTCCTCGCCGTTGCTGACTTCCTCCTCGCATCCCAGTCCATGGGCCCACATCCACCGCTGCTACGGCGATGGAGACCCTGCCGGCCCGCAGCCTCCCATGTGTGGCCACCAGCGCGACGAATGAGCCTGCCTACCTACCTCCCGGGACGAAACGGTAGCGCTGCAGGAGGGTCCTCTCAACTCTCGGTGGTGCCCAGCGCAGTGGATAGCTGCTGGGACGCCTTGCGGTAGACGCACGCGTGGAGGTTGTCGAGCGCGTCTCGCAGGACGTCGACGATGGTGCCAGGTCGAGGCAGTGGAGCAGGCACCGAGAAGGGGGCAAGGGCGTCATCTCCGGTGGGTGCCATGGTCCCCCTCCGCGGATCCGGTGGACCCCGCGGCGCCATGGATCACCCCCATGGTGACGCTGCGGCAGACCGAGAGGAAGCGTGCCGAAGCTAGCCGATCCAGAGCTGGGCGTGGATGCTGGAGCCGGTCGGGCGTGTGCATCGACGGCGCGAACACAGGGGGGAGGGAGGAGCGTAGTGGG
This portion of the Zea mays cultivar B73 chromosome 2, Zm-B73-REFERENCE-NAM-5.0, whole genome shotgun sequence genome encodes:
- the LOC103649039 gene encoding LOW QUALITY PROTEIN: GTP-binding protein YPTM1-like (The sequence of the model RefSeq protein was modified relative to this genomic sequence to represent the inferred CDS: substituted 2 bases at 2 genomic stop codons) — translated: MVVRTSSYSSIGWMMVDFKIRTVEVEGKTVKLQIWDIAGQERFRTITSSYYRGAHGIIIVYDITDMESFNHVKQWLGEIDRYANDSVRRLLVGNKCDLAENRAVDTSKXLQAYAEEVGIPFLETSAKESINIEEAFLAMSAAIKKSKAGSQAALERKPSNVVXMKGRLIQQEQQKSRCCST